A portion of the Calothrix sp. 336/3 genome contains these proteins:
- a CDS encoding glycosyltransferase, whose product MFELNYYNQSSIWNHQPEEYQIQLLADILSLIPQDTQSILDVGCGNGLITNALPDSIHIVGVDSSEEALKSVTKESYVGSITNLPFPDNSFDLVMATDVIEHLVDDIYFKSISELFRVASKYVLISVPHAEQLEKSFVKCASCGNVYHINHHQRSYREKELLDLCINEEWKVSEIRYSGDITRPPLDPIETSLLHQLQGYFIYDNCICSVCGSSEITKTESSTSKQVIGNLRSKHFYNSGVEKLANWHINRSEIIAFYQHSDVTNTSSLPKNDFVSVQKSSLVVNFNNPLQEVKSGFTEGCFWTKFFNHAKSQTFSAEDNSAQSLLIHFPVVPECGDKIIVQTNNIANLFHDIFLLTHDDLNNKTLVIDKFVHIGSGKLEFYVEYPWEVNSFGAAVTIKAPAGIEIQSAEYISRNQVDFQIDIIHLHQGHNIVSNSNLEYCRSWGLLVNKIAEYPQPSWLGEKNLNRLYDVIDSQISLSEYRKSLEVIIQKKDKEIANYSHLLEAKESQRSYVEKLLEVKESQRYYVEEEYKKVSKFATFFFKNAERKISRILVLSHMFPKPSQPNSGCFVAEQVKALRDYEGLDVRVISCQPFWCNTKNPIKIADLFSKYKEALYSSKWFSSDGIPTLFLPYLVGNPFLPFHLHGFTYRYAISSIADSIRQRFNFDLIHAHTAYLDGSAGLYLAEKYQIPFVITEHTGPFSLLTDKPIVRNLTEQSLSSANKIICVSSYLANDVKKHISSKDKSKIISLPNGVDTTKFYPEDMSSNGEKRDKLRLLSIISLDNNKNPFLLLQAFKLIREDGINVELKIVGGGELLEQLNQWVVNNSLTDFIHLLGWQPRNEIARILREKCDIMVLPSRSETFGVVVIEALASGKPVVSTRCGGPEGIITESYLGELCNNDDPVDLARAIKKVANNIEEYKADNIRSFAVNCYSYENLAKQINEVYQNI is encoded by the coding sequence ATGTTTGAACTAAACTACTATAATCAATCATCAATTTGGAATCATCAACCTGAAGAGTACCAAATTCAACTACTAGCGGATATTTTGAGCTTAATACCACAAGATACTCAGAGTATTTTGGATGTTGGCTGTGGTAATGGACTTATTACAAATGCCTTACCTGACAGTATTCATATCGTTGGAGTGGATTCTAGTGAGGAGGCATTAAAATCAGTCACGAAAGAAAGCTATGTAGGTTCTATTACTAACTTGCCATTTCCTGATAATTCTTTTGATTTAGTCATGGCTACTGATGTTATAGAACACTTAGTAGATGATATTTACTTCAAGAGCATTTCTGAACTATTTAGAGTCGCATCAAAATATGTATTAATTTCTGTACCCCATGCAGAGCAGTTAGAAAAGTCATTTGTAAAATGTGCAAGTTGTGGAAATGTATATCATATCAATCATCATCAGCGCTCCTATCGTGAAAAAGAACTGTTAGATTTATGTATTAATGAGGAATGGAAAGTCAGTGAAATTAGATACTCTGGCGATATCACACGCCCACCTCTAGACCCAATAGAAACATCATTATTACACCAGCTTCAAGGTTATTTTATTTATGATAATTGTATTTGTTCAGTCTGTGGTAGCTCAGAAATAACTAAAACTGAGAGTTCTACATCTAAGCAAGTAATCGGCAATCTTCGTAGCAAGCATTTTTATAATTCAGGTGTTGAGAAATTAGCAAATTGGCATATTAATCGTTCAGAAATTATTGCCTTTTATCAACATAGTGATGTAACGAATACATCTAGTCTACCTAAAAATGACTTTGTCAGTGTTCAAAAATCGTCCCTAGTGGTCAATTTTAATAATCCTCTTCAAGAAGTTAAATCTGGATTTACTGAAGGATGTTTTTGGACGAAGTTTTTTAATCATGCTAAAAGCCAGACTTTTAGCGCTGAAGATAACAGTGCCCAATCTCTACTAATTCACTTCCCTGTAGTGCCAGAATGTGGGGATAAAATTATTGTTCAAACAAATAATATAGCAAATCTCTTTCACGATATTTTCTTGTTAACCCATGATGACTTGAACAATAAAACCTTAGTAATTGATAAGTTTGTACATATTGGCAGTGGAAAGCTGGAATTCTATGTAGAGTATCCTTGGGAAGTGAATTCATTCGGTGCTGCTGTTACTATAAAAGCCCCTGCTGGAATTGAAATACAGTCAGCAGAATATATTTCTAGAAACCAAGTTGATTTTCAGATAGATATTATTCATTTACATCAAGGACATAATATTGTTAGTAATTCTAATTTAGAATATTGCCGTTCATGGGGCTTATTAGTGAATAAGATAGCAGAATATCCTCAGCCTAGTTGGTTAGGGGAGAAAAATTTAAACAGATTGTATGATGTAATCGATTCGCAGATATCGCTATCTGAATATAGAAAATCTTTAGAAGTAATTATACAGAAAAAAGATAAGGAAATCGCTAATTATAGCCATTTATTAGAAGCGAAGGAGTCACAAAGGTCTTATGTAGAGAAATTATTAGAAGTCAAAGAATCACAAAGATATTATGTAGAGGAAGAATATAAGAAGGTCTCAAAATTTGCAACTTTCTTCTTTAAAAATGCAGAAAGAAAAATAAGCAGAATATTAGTACTTTCTCATATGTTTCCAAAACCAAGCCAACCAAATTCAGGTTGCTTTGTGGCAGAACAAGTCAAAGCATTACGAGATTATGAAGGCTTGGATGTTAGAGTAATTTCCTGTCAACCATTTTGGTGCAATACAAAAAATCCGATTAAGATTGCAGATTTATTCTCTAAATATAAAGAAGCTCTCTACTCATCCAAGTGGTTTTCATCTGATGGGATTCCGACTTTGTTTCTTCCTTACCTTGTCGGAAACCCGTTTTTACCTTTCCATCTTCATGGCTTTACTTACAGATATGCAATATCAAGTATTGCAGATTCGATACGTCAAAGATTTAATTTTGATTTGATTCATGCACATACTGCTTACCTTGATGGTTCTGCTGGCTTGTATTTGGCTGAAAAATATCAAATTCCATTTGTCATAACTGAACATACTGGACCATTTAGCCTCCTTACTGATAAACCAATTGTACGTAATCTAACGGAACAATCTTTGTCTTCCGCCAACAAAATTATTTGTGTCAGTTCTTATTTGGCTAATGATGTCAAAAAGCATATTTCTTCAAAAGATAAAAGTAAAATAATCTCTCTACCTAATGGCGTAGATACTACTAAGTTTTACCCAGAAGATATGAGTTCTAATGGTGAAAAGCGAGATAAATTGCGATTACTTAGCATCATATCTCTGGATAATAACAAGAACCCGTTTTTACTTTTACAAGCTTTTAAGCTGATTCGAGAAGATGGAATAAATGTAGAACTTAAAATTGTGGGTGGAGGAGAATTATTGGAGCAGCTAAATCAGTGGGTAGTAAATAACAGTCTTACAGACTTTATTCATCTTTTAGGATGGCAACCAAGAAATGAAATAGCTCGGATTCTGCGCGAGAAGTGCGATATTATGGTACTTCCAAGTCGTTCCGAAACCTTTGGTGTTGTAGTCATTGAAGCACTTGCAAGTGGCAAACCGGTTGTAAGTACACGGTGTGGAGGTCCAGAAGGTATCATCACAGAATCATATCTTGGTGAACTTTGCAATAATGATGACCCTGTAGACTTAGCAAGAGCAATCAAAAAAGTTGCTAATAATATAGAGGAATACAAGGCAGATAATATTCGTAGCTTTGCTGTCAACTGTTATAGTTATGAAAATTTGGCAAAACAGATAAATGAAGTATATCAAAATATTTAA
- a CDS encoding class I SAM-dependent methyltransferase — MLFSRKQNINFLDSIPSSARETERWDREWINYLNTEDPRPFLIPYDNLHKEQAVIDNFSKLSEAEILDVRLCQELPALRIWIPGSDLVNKKVLEIGCGPGFLGKQMGLVAQHYLGIDYSKLALSIAKLVSPNNCNYIHISERQNILKYANSIDTMVGRFFFIHQNFDNAIWLLKLAHILLKSGGVVSADFYKPTSGIEQGIVFPAKHNLSSQYPSCAFEYSQLEIQELAAQCGFKIASTHHHLEMQRLFVRFEK; from the coding sequence ATGCTTTTTTCAAGGAAACAAAATATTAATTTTCTCGACTCAATACCTTCTTCTGCAAGAGAAACAGAGCGATGGGATAGAGAATGGATTAATTACTTAAATACAGAGGATCCACGTCCTTTTTTAATACCTTATGATAATCTACATAAGGAACAAGCAGTAATAGATAATTTTTCTAAATTATCAGAAGCGGAAATTCTAGATGTAAGACTTTGTCAAGAACTACCTGCTTTGAGAATTTGGATACCAGGTTCTGATTTAGTTAATAAAAAAGTTTTAGAGATAGGTTGTGGTCCTGGGTTTTTAGGAAAGCAAATGGGACTAGTGGCTCAACATTATTTAGGCATTGATTATTCAAAGTTAGCACTATCCATTGCTAAGTTAGTATCTCCAAATAACTGTAATTACATTCATATTTCTGAGCGTCAAAATATATTAAAGTATGCAAATAGCATAGACACAATGGTAGGGCGTTTTTTCTTTATACACCAAAATTTTGACAATGCAATCTGGTTATTGAAACTTGCTCATATCTTGTTGAAATCAGGAGGGGTGGTTAGTGCCGATTTTTATAAACCTACTTCAGGTATAGAGCAAGGAATAGTTTTTCCTGCAAAACATAACTTATCTAGTCAGTACCCTAGCTGTGCTTTCGAGTATTCCCAATTAGAAATTCAGGAATTAGCTGCACAATGTGGATTTAAAATAGCTAGTACTCATCACCACTTAGAAATGCAACGCTTGTTTGTACGTTTTGAAAAATAA
- the asnB gene encoding asparagine synthase (glutamine-hydrolyzing) translates to MCGIAGAINLDWETIPSLNRRLAVMNQLQIHRGPDGEGIWQHPSQHIGFAHRRLSIIDLNTGSQPMTDQGGNWLTYNGEIYNYLELRQELGYKNFRTNSDTEVILQAYRKWGMDCVNHLRGMFAFALWDESNQTLFCARDRFGIKPFYYTVVDKVLYFASEAKALLPFLKNIETDLEGFKDYLTFQFCLAGKTLFKGINELLPGHVLTVVNGNVSIKRYWEVYYNLDFDHTAKYFEEQIRSLLCESVDLHMRSDVPIGAYVSGGLDSSIVASLANQKSDDQFLGFTGKFSLSEDYDESKYARELAGWSGFELHELDITATDFIENIRKVIYHLDYPVAGPGSFPQYMISQLASKYRKVVLGGQGADEIFGGYTRYLIAYFEQCIKGAIDGTMHSGNFIVTYESIIPNLTALRKYKPMLKEFWRDGLFEDIDRRYFRLINRAPSLGNEINWETLGNYSPFETFQEIFLAENVGQESYFDSMTHFDFKTLLPALLQIEDRVSMAHGLESRVPFLDHPLVELAATIPANIKFKDGTMKQVLKNSMYNYLPESISHRQDKMGFPVPLVEWMQIDLNDFIYDIFSTKSALNRNLVNSKLILKSLDKENKFGRKIWGLLCLELWHQEFHDQHYAYRKIID, encoded by the coding sequence ATGTGTGGAATCGCTGGTGCAATCAATCTTGACTGGGAAACTATTCCCTCCTTAAATCGCAGATTAGCAGTGATGAATCAATTGCAAATTCATCGTGGTCCTGATGGGGAAGGAATTTGGCAACATCCCTCACAACATATTGGCTTTGCCCATCGTCGCTTAAGTATTATTGATTTAAATACGGGTAGTCAACCCATGACTGACCAAGGTGGAAATTGGCTAACCTACAATGGCGAAATTTATAACTATTTGGAACTGAGACAAGAACTAGGGTATAAAAATTTTCGTACTAATTCTGACACAGAAGTAATTTTACAAGCATATCGTAAGTGGGGAATGGATTGTGTCAACCATCTGCGAGGTATGTTTGCATTTGCCCTATGGGATGAATCAAACCAAACTTTATTTTGTGCCAGGGACCGTTTTGGAATCAAACCTTTTTACTATACTGTAGTTGATAAAGTCCTATACTTTGCTTCTGAAGCAAAAGCTCTATTACCTTTCTTGAAAAATATTGAAACTGACTTGGAAGGATTCAAAGATTATTTAACTTTTCAATTTTGCCTAGCAGGTAAAACTCTATTTAAAGGTATCAACGAACTTTTACCTGGTCATGTTCTGACAGTCGTGAATGGCAATGTATCCATTAAACGTTATTGGGAAGTTTACTATAATTTAGATTTCGACCACACTGCCAAATATTTTGAAGAACAAATTAGAAGTCTTTTGTGTGAATCTGTCGATTTACATATGCGTAGTGATGTACCTATTGGTGCTTATGTAAGTGGTGGATTGGATTCTAGTATTGTTGCTTCTCTCGCTAATCAAAAATCTGATGACCAATTTTTAGGATTTACGGGAAAATTTTCCCTTAGCGAAGACTATGACGAAAGTAAATATGCCAGAGAATTAGCTGGATGGAGCGGATTTGAATTACACGAACTAGATATTACAGCAACAGATTTTATTGAAAATATCCGCAAGGTTATTTACCATTTAGATTATCCGGTGGCAGGACCTGGCTCTTTCCCTCAATATATGATTTCCCAGTTAGCAAGTAAGTATCGCAAGGTAGTTCTGGGAGGACAGGGTGCAGATGAAATTTTTGGCGGTTATACTCGCTATTTAATTGCTTATTTTGAGCAGTGTATTAAAGGGGCGATAGATGGCACTATGCATTCGGGGAATTTCATTGTCACCTATGAATCAATCATTCCGAATTTAACAGCACTACGCAAATATAAACCTATGTTGAAAGAGTTTTGGCGTGATGGTTTATTTGAAGACATAGATAGGCGATATTTTCGTTTAATTAATCGCGCTCCTTCCCTAGGAAATGAAATTAATTGGGAAACTCTAGGTAACTATTCACCCTTTGAGACTTTTCAGGAAATTTTCTTAGCCGAGAATGTTGGACAAGAATCTTACTTTGATAGTATGACACATTTTGATTTTAAAACTCTATTACCTGCACTCTTGCAGATTGAAGATAGAGTTAGTATGGCACATGGCTTAGAATCAAGGGTTCCTTTCTTAGATCATCCACTTGTGGAATTAGCTGCAACAATTCCCGCAAATATTAAATTTAAAGATGGCACGATGAAACAGGTTTTAAAAAATTCAATGTATAATTATCTACCTGAATCTATTTCCCATCGTCAAGACAAGATGGGATTTCCAGTCCCTTTAGTAGAGTGGATGCAAATTGATTTAAATGATTTTATTTATGATATTTTTTCTACCAAATCTGCTTTAAATAGAAATCTAGTTAATAGTAAATTAATACTTAAAAGTCTTGACAAAGAAAATAAGTTTGGTCGTAAAATATGGGGACTATTATGCTTAGAATTGTGGCATCAAGAATTTCATGATCAGCACTATGCATATCGGAAAATCATAGACTAG
- a CDS encoding ABC transporter ATP-binding protein, which produces MTDTAIAIRDLGKMYRLYKRPADKVLDAFGLNKFLFWRKQYYQEFWALRGLNLEIKKGERLGLIGRNGAGKSTLLKIIIGNIAPTEGSIQVQGRVQALMELGTGFHPEFTGRQNIQASLAYQGLSQNKIRELEEEIIDFSELDDFIDQPIKTYSAGMYARLAFTVATVIEPEILIIDEVLGAGDAYFAGKCVERMRKLTEDTGATVLFVSHDLGSVQALCNRAIWIDRGILRSEGQPLNIIKQYSAMVRREEEIRLKARDLKVTKKQATLLESHKDIYEKCLFRLVDINGGQPSGIHKIRTISLSSGTEQLAHLQVGSPLDNHPDHEHYLMTEKGFMNWGEATKDELGYYRKYANFKGKYYHAPFEFSVPKSYLNNPSKLKLEVLADCEDECVAVEIFIPNQNKYHSLGILKSGLFQNVFYVDMTNLFMDIEMMRNNALSAKNNSVSDFSLDIAENSINIDEYGSRQEVLINRVYLLDVTSQETKSLCTLEPFQVVIEYKTQVPISNPTFVFCIYLPSGLTASQWLISTKEMGTETIEGQGKVVFRSDSLYLGRGSYVASSAIFKWRPEKGLEPEAYHVLDRCIHFQVINKDATDITDYGICRQPINTALLLD; this is translated from the coding sequence ATGACAGATACAGCGATCGCCATCCGCGATCTGGGTAAAATGTATAGGCTCTATAAACGTCCAGCTGATAAAGTTCTGGATGCTTTTGGTCTCAACAAATTTTTATTCTGGCGTAAGCAATATTATCAAGAATTTTGGGCTTTACGCGGACTAAATCTAGAAATAAAAAAGGGAGAAAGACTTGGGTTAATTGGGCGTAATGGAGCTGGTAAAAGTACTTTACTGAAAATTATCATAGGGAATATTGCCCCAACTGAAGGTAGTATCCAAGTTCAGGGTAGAGTTCAAGCTTTAATGGAACTTGGTACAGGGTTTCATCCAGAATTTACAGGTCGTCAGAATATTCAAGCCTCTTTAGCTTATCAAGGACTTTCTCAGAATAAGATTCGAGAACTAGAAGAGGAAATTATCGATTTCTCCGAACTTGACGACTTCATAGATCAACCCATCAAAACTTACTCCGCAGGGATGTATGCTCGGTTAGCTTTTACTGTTGCCACTGTTATCGAACCAGAGATACTGATTATTGATGAAGTATTAGGTGCTGGTGATGCTTACTTTGCTGGTAAGTGTGTGGAACGAATGCGGAAATTAACTGAAGATACTGGTGCAACAGTTTTATTTGTGAGTCATGATTTAGGTTCTGTTCAGGCTTTATGTAATCGCGCGATTTGGATTGATAGAGGAATTTTACGTTCTGAAGGTCAACCATTGAATATTATTAAGCAATACTCTGCAATGGTGCGCCGTGAAGAAGAAATTCGCTTAAAAGCTAGAGATTTGAAAGTCACAAAGAAACAAGCTACCTTACTTGAAAGTCATAAAGATATTTATGAGAAATGTCTCTTTAGACTAGTGGATATTAATGGTGGTCAGCCATCAGGTATTCATAAAATTCGTACAATATCTCTTTCTTCTGGAACTGAACAATTAGCTCACCTGCAAGTAGGTTCTCCTTTAGATAATCATCCCGATCATGAGCATTACCTCATGACAGAAAAAGGTTTTATGAATTGGGGAGAGGCGACCAAAGATGAACTGGGATATTATAGAAAATATGCCAATTTCAAAGGTAAATATTATCATGCACCTTTTGAATTTTCAGTACCTAAGTCATACTTAAACAACCCAAGTAAACTCAAATTAGAAGTATTGGCGGATTGTGAGGATGAATGCGTTGCTGTCGAGATATTTATCCCAAATCAAAACAAATATCATTCTTTGGGAATACTAAAATCTGGTCTCTTTCAGAATGTCTTCTATGTTGACATGACTAATCTATTTATGGACATAGAGATGATGAGAAACAATGCACTTTCAGCAAAAAATAATAGTGTCAGTGATTTTAGTTTAGATATAGCAGAAAACAGTATAAATATAGATGAATATGGCTCTAGACAAGAAGTATTAATTAATAGAGTTTATCTCTTAGATGTTACTAGTCAAGAAACCAAAAGTCTTTGTACATTAGAGCCTTTTCAAGTTGTTATCGAATATAAAACTCAAGTACCTATTTCTAACCCAACTTTTGTTTTTTGCATTTATCTCCCATCTGGTTTAACTGCTTCTCAATGGCTAATTTCTACAAAAGAAATGGGCACGGAAACTATAGAAGGTCAAGGCAAAGTAGTTTTCCGAAGTGATTCATTGTATTTAGGTCGAGGTTCATACGTCGCAAGTTCTGCAATTTTCAAATGGCGACCAGAAAAAGGTTTAGAACCAGAAGCTTATCATGTATTAGACCGTTGCATACATTTCCAAGTAATCAATAAAGATGCAACAGATATTACAGACTATGGAATTTGCCGTCAGCCAATAAATACAGCATTGTTATTAGATTAG
- a CDS encoding glycosyltransferase, protein MLTPDCYMIDRRIILEAKTLIKAGHKVTLLAGFETPKEEHFEQNGIDIHRYCYDWDDERLKAIRAKLPRNESLVRFVNKAYMFLAKRFLEISPFDQFIISKALDFPADAYHVHDLPCLKAGYYASKARNVPLIYDAHELYYAQEVLPAKLQKIYFKLEKKYIKYPNIVITVNEFIASLMAERYQIKEPKVIMNCTEIPNHFQPDIAKQKLQNKGKIPSDYKIILYQGWISSERNLDTLIKGVKWFPPNACLVIIGYGDYEKNLRQIAEQEGISEKVFFLGQVPSEEMLNYSSGADIGVIPYLPIDDNHLYCSPNKFFEYILAGVPIIAEKLPFFQKMSEQYGVVQTANMSSPESFGNMVSQLLSEEETLEQMKISCHNASKELNWDEESKKLLLFYQDIVS, encoded by the coding sequence ATGCTGACACCTGATTGCTACATGATAGATAGACGTATTATTTTGGAGGCAAAGACTTTAATTAAAGCTGGTCATAAGGTGACTTTACTCGCTGGATTTGAAACACCAAAGGAAGAGCATTTTGAACAAAATGGTATTGACATTCATCGTTATTGCTATGATTGGGATGATGAAAGGTTAAAAGCAATCAGAGCTAAATTACCTCGAAATGAGAGCTTAGTGAGATTTGTCAATAAAGCATATATGTTTTTGGCAAAAAGATTTTTAGAAATATCTCCTTTTGACCAGTTTATTATATCTAAAGCTTTAGATTTTCCAGCAGATGCCTATCATGTTCATGACCTACCATGTCTAAAAGCAGGTTACTATGCATCAAAAGCACGAAATGTGCCATTAATTTATGATGCCCATGAGTTATATTATGCTCAAGAAGTTTTACCTGCTAAGTTACAAAAGATATACTTTAAGCTGGAAAAAAAATATATTAAATATCCAAATATTGTTATTACAGTCAATGAATTCATAGCCTCGTTAATGGCTGAACGCTACCAAATAAAAGAGCCAAAAGTCATTATGAATTGCACAGAAATTCCTAATCATTTTCAGCCAGATATTGCCAAGCAGAAATTGCAAAACAAAGGGAAAATTCCTTCTGACTATAAAATAATTCTCTATCAAGGCTGGATTTCATCAGAAAGAAATCTCGATACTTTGATTAAAGGTGTGAAATGGTTTCCACCAAATGCATGCTTAGTCATAATAGGCTATGGAGACTACGAAAAAAACTTGAGACAAATTGCAGAACAAGAGGGAATATCAGAAAAAGTTTTCTTTTTGGGGCAAGTTCCTAGTGAAGAGATGTTGAATTACTCTTCTGGTGCAGATATAGGCGTTATTCCTTATCTTCCCATCGATGATAATCACCTATATTGTTCACCTAATAAATTTTTTGAATACATACTTGCAGGTGTACCAATTATTGCAGAAAAGTTACCATTCTTTCAGAAAATGAGTGAGCAATATGGTGTTGTTCAAACTGCAAATATGAGTTCACCTGAATCTTTTGGCAATATGGTATCTCAATTACTTTCCGAAGAAGAGACTTTAGAACAAATGAAAATATCTTGCCACAATGCAAGCAAGGAATTAAATTGGGACGAAGAGAGTAAAAAACTATTATTATTTTATCAGGATATTGTCTCATGA
- a CDS encoding D-glucuronyl C5-epimerase family protein: MKYSIGKIIIILIVIATGMTNLFIFFLHKQQENEGIKLGLKEYYLKYNILQELPSFSKNNIDNYYSNLKKNTDSKLIFYQNKKNNILENPTQITAYALHKIFNGDLEFAKYHAQWLLDNSININDSLFFPIDSEYTLDHQSCFQIKCSSASTQGLALGLFTYLYRETQDKKYLQVADKIYRSFYVPIDQGGFTRFDSEGIFFEEHPTKIPTRVLKGAAIAVISLHDYAAISQNIEACELFHKSLNRLSLIIPQYELNDPATGLLLSYYSLGKTTTKTLGRFVGNGTVLISEMKLIGIKSEQKKILSSVRMKKNEDTQTTKNFYLYVDGNMNWGEVIDKANKFRSVNGVKGKYNHSPFNFTLPLDQSFERYEIEVTYKIIGKNQLSLQLFDETEYWSLGNLRSPKNLNLVDNKITTQAFPIPKNFIKVLADKYEKKPEINPNYFDDNQQLIHILGKISNSQKLINYAIRWKDSTYLVPSRFFNNSSQSILINTQLSPTLALVPNSIESTHVEYPSIMRVNNIYHMYYSAYGKDKKWRIFLATSKDGIKFNRQGLVFTPQDLPANCQGKQAFPFVVKFSKDSYLMYFSCASQPQKSYERIVWASSVNGRNWKYGGIAINESGLDPFVILQPDGNYAMFYSLVSNNKILIKRATSKNGREWSNYSIVAESSPIGGLYTISGLQVDKKVCLLLQSSVTRSKRYNTLLYCDRGDGKFLPSKDNPVIVDKTWEKKWDTIRYGFHIFPEGDKYIVYHNVIPELGAEIGGQIARSELNMEFLKSSAKNLVTETNNKD, from the coding sequence ATGAAATATTCTATAGGTAAAATCATAATAATTTTAATTGTTATAGCTACTGGAATGACAAATTTGTTTATATTTTTTTTACATAAACAACAAGAAAATGAAGGGATTAAACTAGGTTTAAAAGAATATTATTTAAAATATAATATTTTGCAAGAGTTGCCAAGCTTTTCCAAAAATAATATAGATAATTATTATAGTAATTTAAAAAAAAATACTGATAGTAAACTAATATTTTATCAGAACAAAAAAAATAATATACTTGAGAATCCAACCCAGATTACAGCTTATGCTTTGCACAAAATATTTAATGGCGATTTAGAATTTGCTAAATATCATGCTCAGTGGTTATTAGATAATTCTATCAATATAAACGATTCTCTCTTTTTTCCTATTGACTCTGAATATACTCTAGACCATCAATCTTGTTTTCAGATTAAATGTAGTTCGGCTTCAACTCAAGGATTAGCTCTAGGATTATTTACTTATTTGTATAGAGAAACTCAAGATAAAAAGTATCTGCAAGTTGCTGATAAAATATATCGTTCTTTTTATGTTCCTATTGACCAAGGTGGATTTACAAGATTTGATTCAGAAGGGATATTTTTTGAAGAGCATCCAACAAAAATACCAACAAGAGTTTTAAAGGGAGCTGCCATAGCAGTAATTTCCCTGCATGACTATGCTGCTATATCTCAGAATATAGAGGCATGTGAATTATTTCATAAAAGTCTAAATAGATTGTCTTTAATAATTCCGCAGTACGAATTAAATGACCCAGCAACGGGACTCTTGTTAAGTTACTATAGTTTAGGTAAAACTACAACAAAAACTTTAGGTAGATTTGTTGGTAATGGTACTGTGCTAATCTCAGAAATGAAATTAATTGGCATAAAAAGCGAACAAAAGAAGATTTTGTCTTCAGTTCGGATGAAGAAGAATGAAGATACGCAAACCACAAAGAACTTTTATCTTTATGTTGATGGAAACATGAACTGGGGAGAAGTTATTGATAAAGCAAATAAATTTAGATCTGTAAATGGAGTAAAAGGGAAATATAACCATTCACCCTTTAACTTTACTCTACCACTAGACCAGTCTTTTGAAAGATATGAGATAGAGGTAACTTATAAGATTATTGGCAAAAACCAATTAAGCTTACAGTTATTTGACGAGACAGAGTACTGGTCATTAGGGAATCTACGTTCTCCAAAGAATTTAAATTTAGTTGATAATAAAATCACAACTCAAGCCTTCCCTATCCCTAAAAACTTTATAAAAGTATTAGCAGACAAATATGAAAAAAAACCTGAAATTAATCCTAACTATTTCGATGATAATCAGCAGTTAATTCATATACTTGGGAAAATAAGCAACTCTCAAAAATTAATCAATTATGCAATAAGATGGAAGGATTCTACTTACTTAGTTCCATCTAGATTTTTCAATAATTCATCGCAAAGTATTTTAATCAATACTCAATTATCTCCTACATTGGCTCTAGTTCCCAATAGTATAGAATCAACTCATGTTGAATATCCATCTATTATGAGAGTAAATAACATATATCATATGTATTATTCTGCATATGGAAAAGATAAGAAATGGCGAATCTTTTTAGCAACTAGTAAGGATGGGATAAAATTTAACCGTCAAGGCTTAGTTTTTACTCCTCAAGACTTACCAGCAAATTGCCAAGGTAAGCAAGCATTTCCTTTTGTTGTCAAATTTTCTAAAGACTCTTATTTGATGTACTTTAGTTGCGCTTCTCAACCTCAAAAATCTTATGAGCGCATTGTATGGGCTTCTTCAGTAAATGGCAGGAATTGGAAATACGGTGGTATTGCTATAAATGAGTCTGGGCTTGATCCTTTTGTCATATTACAGCCAGATGGCAACTATGCTATGTTCTACTCTTTAGTTAGTAATAATAAAATACTGATAAAAAGAGCAACATCTAAAAATGGGCGTGAATGGTCAAATTACTCAATTGTAGCTGAGAGTAGTCCTATAGGAGGATTGTATACTATTTCTGGACTACAAGTAGACAAAAAGGTGTGCTTATTATTGCAAAGTTCTGTCACCCGAAGCAAGAGGTATAATACTTTACTTTATTGTGATAGAGGAGATGGCAAGTTTTTACCGAGTAAAGACAATCCTGTCATAGTAGATAAAACTTGGGAAAAAAAATGGGATACCATCCGTTATGGATTTCACATTTTTCCAGAAGGTGATAAATATATTGTATACCATAATGTCATCCCGGAATTGGGAGCAGAGATAGGAGGACAGATAGCACGTTCAGAATTGAATATGGAATTTTTGAAATCTAGTGCTAAAAATTTAGTTACAGAGACAAACAATAAAGATTAA